In Raphanus sativus cultivar WK10039 chromosome 5, ASM80110v3, whole genome shotgun sequence, the following proteins share a genomic window:
- the LOC108863554 gene encoding UBP1-associated protein 2C, with product MDMLKKRRLDENGIGLLLNNDGHVTTTISTRLTPHDARKLIDRFSTDQLLDVLQEAVARHPDVLDLVRSTADSDVSLRKLFIRGLAAETTTESLRSLFSGYGDLDEAVVILDKVTAKSKGYGFVTFKHADGALLALKDPSKKIDGRVTVTQLAAAGNQGGTGTAAGAGGRVSSDVSTRKIYVANVPFDMPADRLLNQFLAYGDIEEGPLGFDKVTGKSRGFALFVYKTCEGAQAALADPTKVVDGKHLQCKLAIDGKKGKPQGQDGGAGVGGHGGHGDGPGPYNHGGPGGMGPYGGYAGGPPPYHLNSTPASMGGGGGAGGGGYGGAYAGHYSGYGGAGSGGYGSMGGGYGGPGAGSGPYRMPPSSMSGGGYPESGHYGHSSASAYPGQHPPVGASPVPRVPLGGMYPNGAPNY from the coding sequence ATGGATATGCTGAAGAAGCGACGTCTCGACGAGAACGGCATCGGTCTCCTCCTCAACAACGACGGACACGTCACCACAACAATCTCGACCCGACTGACCCCGCACGACGCTCGGAAGCTCATCGACCGATTCTCCACCGACCAGCTCCTCGACGTCCTGCAAGAGGCCGTCGCCCGGCACCCCGACGTCCTCGATCTCGTCAGATCGACCGCCGACTCCGACGTCTCCTTGAGGAAGCTCTTCATCCGCGGCCTCGCGGCGGAGACGACGACGGAGAGTCTCCGATCGCTCTTCTCCGGCTACGGAGACCTCGACGAAGCCGTCGTGATCCTCGACAAGGTCACGGCGAAATCGAAAGGGTACGGGTTCGTGACGTTCAAGCACGCGGACGGAGCTCTCCTCGCTCTCAAGGATCCGTCTAAGAAGATCGACGGGCGCGTGACTGTCACGCAGCTCGCTGCGGCTGGGAATCAAGGTGGGACGGGGACGGCGGCGGGGGCGGGGGGTCGTGTTTCTTCGGATGTATCGACGAGGAAGATATACGTGGCGAATGTGCCGTTTGATATGCCTGCGGATAGGTTGTTGAATCAGTTTCTTGCTTATGGAGATATTGAGGAAGGTCCTTTGGGTTTTGATAAAGTCACGGGGAAGTCACGTGGGTTtgctttgtttgtttataaGACTTGTGAAGGTGCTCAGGCGGCGCTTGCTGATCCCACGAAGGTGGTTGATGGGAAGCATCTGCAGTGTAAGTTGGCTATAGATGGGAAGAAAGGAAAGCCGCAGGGACAAGATGGTGGCGCTGGGGTTGGAGGGCATGGTGGTCACGGTGATGGTCCTGGACCTTATAATCACGGTGGACCTGGTGGGATGGGTCCTTACGGTGGATACGCGGGAGGACCACCGCCGTATCACTTGAACTCCACGCCAgcttctatgggtggtggtggtggtgctggAGGAGGTGGTTATGGAGGTGCATATGCTGGTCATTATAGTGGATATGGTGGTGCAGGATCTGGGGGTTATGGATCAATGGGTGGTGGTTATGGTGGGCCAGGTGCTGGAAGTGGTCCGTATAGAATGCCGCCGAGTTCTATGTCTGGTGGTGGTTATCCAGAGAGTGGGCATTATGGGCATTCGTCAGCTTCTGCGTATCCTGGACAGCATCCGCCTGTTGGTGCCTCCCCAGTGCCAAGAGTTCCTCTTGGAGGAATGTACCCCAACGGTGCACCAAATTACTGA
- the LOC108857779 gene encoding probable beta-1,3-galactosyltransferase 14 yields MQSPRKLFHARQSLATRRSTALIVLTSLAIGIAGFTFGLAVILFPALRLTGRNCLTNAPPKTVRVVWEVAGNNNGAGGGGGNGKRHKVMGFVGIQTGFGSVGRRQALRKTWMPSDPEGLRRLEESTGLAIRFVIGKTKSEQKMAELRREIAEYDDFVLLDVEEEYSKLPYKTLAFFKAAYGLYDAEFYVKADDDIYLRPDRLSLLLAKERSHSQTYLGCLKKGPVFTDPKLKWYEPLSHLLGKEYFLHAYGPIYALSSDVVASLVALKNNSFRMFNNEDVTIGAWMLAMNVNHENHHILCEPECSPSSVAVWDIPKCSGLCNPEKRMLELHKQESCSKSPTLPSDDE; encoded by the exons ATGCAATCTCCTCGTAAGCTATTCCACGCGCGTCAATCACTCGCCACGCGCCGATCAACAGCTCTTATAGTATTAACCTCCCTAGCTATCGGAATCGCCGGATTCACATTTGGCCTCGCCGTGATCCTCTTCCCCGCTCTCCGATTAACCGGCCGTAATTGCTTGACCAACGCTCCTCCGAAGACGGTGCGAGTCGTCTGGGAAGTCGCCGGGAATAACAACGGCGCTGGTGGTGGCGGCGGCAATGGGAAGAGGCATAAGGTTATGGGATTCGTTGGTATTCAGACCGGATTCGGATCGGTTGGTAGGAGACAAGCACTTAGGAAGACGTGGATGCCGTCAGATCCGGAAGGACTTCGACG CTTGGAAGAATCTACGGGATTAGCCATTAGGTTTGTGATAGGAAAGACCAAGAGTGAGCAAAAAATGGCTGAGCTCAGAAGGGAGATCGCAGAGTATGATGACTTTGTCCTTCTTGATGTAGAAGAGGAGTACAGTAAGCTCCCTTACAAAAC TTTGGCTTTCTTCAAAGCTGCGTATGGGCTTTACGATGCTGAGTTCTATGTCAAAGCTGACGATGATATATACTTGAGGCCAG ATCGACTCTCTCTGCTGCTGGCTAAAGAGCGGAGTCACTCTCAAACATACCTAGGATGCTTGAAGAAGGGTCCAGTTTTCACAGATCCTAAGCTCAAATG GTATGAACCATTGTCTCATCTGCTGGGAAAGGAATATTTTCTTCATGCTTATGGCCCGATCTATGCTCTCTCTTCTGATGTCGTAGCAAGTTTGGTTGCCCTCAAGAATAACAG TTTCAGGATGTTTAACAACGAGGACGTAACAATAGGTGCGTGGATGCTAGCAATGAACGTCAACCACGAGAATCATCACATACTTTGCGAACCAGAATGTTCTCCTTCCTCTGTTGCTGTTTGGGACATCCCCAAATGCTCAG GTCTTTGTAATCCAGAGAAGAGAATGTTGGAACTTCACAAGCAAGAAAGCTGTTCGAAAAGCCCGACTTTGCCATCAGATGATGAGTGA
- the LOC108861285 gene encoding beta-glucosidase 15, whose amino-acid sequence MTGKYLSLLVLVLGIVIATGYHYYSTPKVKRSDFPKDFIFGSSTSAYQIEGAAHEDGKGASIWDTFTEKHPERIKDGSNGSVAADSYHLYKEDVALMHQIGLNAYRFSISWSRILPHGNLKGGINQAGIDYYNNLINELLSKGITPFATIYHWDTPQGIEDAYGGLLGAEFVNDFRDYADICFKNFGDRVKYWLTMNEPLSVVQGGYGQGKTAPGRCSKFTNPKCTAGDGATEPYIVGHNLILSHGAAVEVYREKYNTSQKGQIGIALNTPWNLPYSEESAEDKLAVARFMAFSFDFFMEPLVTGKYPLDMVNNVGGRLPTFTEQQSKMLKGSYDFIGINYYSSSYAMDVPCSTEHVTLFSDPCVNTTGERKGVPIGPKAASDWLLIYPKGLRDLILYAKYKFKDPVIYITENGRDEFNTGEKFDKKFLKDGDRIDYYTQHFEMLKDAISIGAQVKGFFVWSLLDNFEWSTGYTVRFGLVYVDFNDGCKRKLKDSAHWFRNFLK is encoded by the exons ATGACAGGAAAATATCTTTCTTTACTAGTTCTAGTTCTCGGCATTGTCATAGCCACCGGATATCATTATTATTCAACACCTAAAGTAAAAAGAAGTGATTTTCCAAAAGATTTCATTTTTGGATCTTCAACATCTGCTTACCAG ATTGAAGGAGCGGCTCATGAGGATGGTAAAGGAGCAAGTATCTGGGATACTTTCACTGAAAAACATCCAG AGAGAATAAAGGATGGTAGCAATGGGTCTGTTGCAGCTGACTCTTACCATCTTTACAAG GAAGATGTGGCTTTAATGCATCAAATTGGTCTCAATGCTTACAGATTCTCTATCTCATGGTCAAGAATATTGCCTC ATGGGAATCTTAAAGGAGGAATCAACCAGGCTGGTATTGACTATTACAACAACTTGATCAATGAGCTTTTGTCCAAAG GAATTACGCCGTTTGCCACCATTTATCATTGGGACACACCACAGGGCATTGAAGATGCTTACGGTGGACTTCTTGGCGCAGAATTTGT AAACGATTTCCGCGATTATGCGGATATTTGCTTTAAGAATTTTGGAGATAGAGTGAAGTACTGGTTGACAATGAACGAGCCATTGTCAGTGGTGCAAGGAGGGTATGGTCAAGGTAAAACAGCTCCAGGAAGATGCTCTAAATTCACAAACCCTAAATGCACCGCTGGAGATGGAGCAACTGAGCCTTATATCGTTGGTCATAACCTCATCCTTTCTCACGGAGCAGCTGTAGAAGTCTACAGAGAAAAATACAAT ACATCTCAAAAAGGTCAAATTGGTATTGCCTTGAACACGCCTTGGAACTTGCCCTATTCAGAAGAATCAGCCGAGGATAAGTTAGCTGTGGCACGATTCATGGCATTCTCATTTGACTTCTTTATGGAACCCCTTGTGACCGGTAAATACCCACTCGATATGGTCAACAATGTAGGCGGTCGCTTGCCTACATTCACTGAACAACAATCTAAGATGCTTAAGGGCTCATATGATTTCATTGGCATCAATTATTACTCTTCCTCTTATGCAATGGATGTTCCATGCTCTACCGAACATGTTACACTGTTCTCGGATCCGTGTGTCAACACCACAG GTGAACGAAAAGGAGTTCCCATCGGTCCTAAG GCTGCATCAGATTGGCTTTTGATATATCCAAAGGGACTTCGCGATCTTATCCTCTATGCAAAATATAAGTTTAAAGATCCGGTCATCTACATAACCGAAAACG GGAGAGATGAATTTAATACCGGtgaaaaatttgataaaaaatttcttaaagACGGCGATAGGATCGATTACTACACTCAACATTTTGAGATGCTTAAAGACGCGATCTC GATTGGAGCTCAGGTGAAGGGATTTTTTGTATGGTCGTTGTTGGACAATTTTGAATGGAGCACAGGATACACCGTTCGATTTGGGCTTGTTTATGTGGATTTCAACGACGGATGTAAAAGAAAGCTGAAAGATTCGGCTCATTGGTTCagaaatttcttaaaataa